A genomic region of Parambassis ranga chromosome 7, fParRan2.1, whole genome shotgun sequence contains the following coding sequences:
- the LOC114438498 gene encoding microtubule-associated protein RP/EB family member 1-like — MAVNVYSTSVTSDNLSRHDMLVWINESLEMNLTKIEMLCTGAVYCQFMDMLFPNSVPLKKVKFGAKLEHEYIHNFKLLQVAFKKMGVDKIIPVDKLVKGKFQDNFEFVQWFKKFFDANYDGKEYDPVEARQGQDAMPTPPTPSALNKPPKKTIGQAPQRPPVAKVAPKVAPVGTKKAGMGGGDDERAELRSELESLKSTILDMEKERDFYFGKLRNIELICQEKESDGDPTLQRIIDILYATDEGFVIPDAEEQEEF; from the exons ATGGCTGTGAACGTGTACTCAACCTCAGTGACCAGCGACAACTTAAGTCGTCATGACATGCTGGTGTGGATCAACGAGTCCCTAGAGATGAACCTCACCAAGATAGAGATGCTGTGTACAG GTGCTGTCTACTGCCAGTTCATGGACATGCTGTTCCCCAACTCTGTGCCTCTGAAGAAAGTCAAGTTTGGTGCCAAGCTGGAGCATGAATACATCCATAACTTCAAGCTTCTGCAGGTGGCCTTCAAAAAGATGGGAGTCGACAAA ATCATTCCGGTGGACAAACTGGTGAAGGGGAAGTTCCAGGACAACTTTGAGTTCGTCCAGTGGTTTAAAAAATTCTTCGACGCCAACTACGACGGGAAGGAATACGACCCAGTGGAGGCGAGGCAGGGTCAGGATGCCATGCCCACGCCTCCCACCCCATCAGCTCTCAACAAACCCCCCAAAAAGACCATCGGTCAAG ctccacagagaCCACCTGTTGCCAAGGTAGCACCCAAAGTGGCTCCCGTTGGTACAAAGAAGGCTGGAATGGGAGGTGGCGATGATGAGAGGGCGGAGCTCCGGAGTGAG CTGGAGAGTCTGAAATCCACCATCCTGGAcatggagaaggagagagacttttattttggtaagcTGCGAAACATCGAGTTGATCTGCCAGGAGAAGGAAAGCGACGGCGACCCCACGCTGCAGAGGATCATAGACATCCTCTACGCCACAGAT gaGGGGTTTGTGATACCGGAtgctgaggagcaggaagagttTTAA